In Carya illinoinensis cultivar Pawnee chromosome 9, C.illinoinensisPawnee_v1, whole genome shotgun sequence, the following are encoded in one genomic region:
- the LOC122275316 gene encoding protein POLYCHOME-like, protein MLESRDRISRLVPELFALRRTAGVGFLLDDQRMSPSLFESPIMRVSTVTTPVSRGRTALGATRSGGLGRGRSGTPRNVRGWNLSQATGRDNAQSSRRWSGRGMHGNSMLPFWYPRTPLRDITAVVRAIERRSARLRDVEGQQIESPDPSVPLSSAQLEHDLSLISPNPAFGVKPCTRSVGKVPKILLRIANENTGESEFVTPQKKLLNSIDTVEKVVMEELQKLKRTPCAKQVEREKRVRTLMCMR, encoded by the exons ATGCTGGAATCGAGGGACAGAATCTCGAGGCTCGTCCCGGAGTTGTTTGCTCTAAGGCGAACAGCCGGTGTTGGATTTCTTCTAGACGACCAGAGAATGAGTCCGAGCTTGTTCGAATCACCGATCATGCGTGTGAGTACTGTTACAACTCCAGTGTCTCGTGGACGGACGGCTTTGGGTGCGACGCGAAGTGGTGGGCTCGGAAGAGGCAGGTCAGGAACTCCGAGAAATGTTCGTGGCTGGAATTTGTCTCAGGCTACGGGACGGGATAACGCTCAGAGTTCCCGCCGGTGGTCTGGTCGGGGCATGCACGGGAACAGTATGTTACCTTTTTGGTACCCGAGAACTCCTCTCCGTGATATCACTGCGGTTGTTAGG GCAATTGAAAGGAGAAGCGCTCGCTTGAGAGATGTGGAAGGCCAACAAATAGAGAGTCCTGATCCTTCTGTACCGCTGTCAAGTGCTCAGCTTGAGCACGATCTCTCTTTGATCTCTCCAAATCCAGCTTTTGGTGTCAAGCCTTGCACACGTTCTGTCGGTAAAGTGCCAAAGATTCTGCTTAGAATCGCAAATGAAAATACTGGAGAATCAGAGTTTGTAACACCACAGAAAAAGCTCCTGAACTCAATCGACACAGTTGAGAAAGTGGTGATGGAAGAATTGCAGAAACTGAAGAGAACCCCATGTGCTAAGCaggtggagagagaaaaaagagttcGTACTTTGATGTGTATGCGTTGA
- the LOC122277649 gene encoding transcription factor bHLH130-like, giving the protein MESNSQHSYQLQQHDNHQTNSGLLRFRSAPSSLLSNFTEECVGSGANKGNFTEGSDSERLISRFLNYGGGANSTSPSFQDFEDKPPVLAATEAAANRVSSQQGYSGGLPPHYPRYSTTATTSSAMDGAYGLVGSMAMDGHVQTKAVNSNIVRQSSSPAGLFSQISIPNGYASMKDPGNYGEVNGTSGDVSPSTNGLKSQISFSSRLPSSLGMLSQISELGTDAVGPNSPRDGKLGNGNDDARFYGLGFPYGSWNDPSHLTDNFSAMKREQDDDGKLFSDAQNGGLGTRVHILSHHLSLPKNSSEIVAMEKFLQFQDSVPCKIRAKRGCATHPRSIAERVRRTRISERMRKLQELVPNMDKQTNTADMLDLAVDYIKDLQEQFKTLSENRANCKCLSMQNPVSNQIA; this is encoded by the exons TGCCCCCAGCTCGCTTCTGTCCAATTTCACCGAGGAGTGTGTTGGTTCCGGTGCCAACAAGGGCAATTTCACGGAGGGCTCTGATTCGGAGAGATTAATTTCAAGATTTCTGAATTACGGTGGCGGCGCAAATTCAACTTCTCCGAGTTTCCAAGATTTTGAGGATAAGCCTCCGGTGTTGGCGGCGACCGAGGCGGCTGCGAACCGTGTGAGCTCTCAGCAGGGCTATTCTGGGGGTCTGCCTCCCCATTATCCTAGATATAGCACGACTGCGACAACTTCTTCTGCCATGGATGGCGCATACGGGTTGGTGGGTTCAATGGCAATGGATGGCCACGTTCAAACGAAAGCAGTTAACTCCAATATTGTCAGGCAGAGCAGCTCGCCTGCTGGGCTTTTCTCCCAGATTTCTATCCCAAATG GCTATGCCTCCATGAAAGATCCTGGAAACTACggtgaagtgaatggtactagtgGAGATGTAAGTCCGTCTACAAATGGATTGAAGAGTCAAATTAGTTTCTCTTCGAGACTTCCTTCTTCCCTAGGAATGTTGTCGCAGATCTCTGAACTGGGGACTGATGCTGTTGGGCCAAATAGTCCCCGTGATGGAAAACTTGGAAATGGAAATGATGATGCTCGATTTTACGGCCTTGGGTTCCCATATGGTTCTTGGAATGATCCATCTCATCTCACAGACAATTTTTCTGCCATGAAAAGAGAACAAGATGATGATGGGAAACTCTTTTCTGATGCTCAG AATGGAGGACTTGGAACTCGGGTTCATATATTATCCCACCACTTAAGTTTGCCAAAGAATTCTTCAGAGATTGTTGCCATGGAAAAGTTCCTGCAATTCCAAGATTCTGTTCCTTGTAAAATTAGAGCTAAGCGTGGCTGTGCCACTCATCCTCGAAGCATTGCAGAAAGG GTTAGAAGAACCCGGATTAGCGAAAGAATGAGGAAACTACAGGAGCTCGTCCCTAACATGGACAAG CAAACGAACACGGCAGACATGTTGGACTTGGCTGTCGATTACATCAAAGACCTTCAGGAACAGTTCAAG ACTCTAAGTGAAAATCGAGCCAACTGCAAGTGTTTAAGCATGCAGAATCCAGTCTCAAATCAAATTGCTTAA